A genome region from Mugil cephalus isolate CIBA_MC_2020 chromosome 13, CIBA_Mcephalus_1.1, whole genome shotgun sequence includes the following:
- the LOC125018456 gene encoding uncharacterized protein LOC125018456 isoform X2, with protein sequence MRTFNKDMGEGPYVFLYPDCSEVGHVPGTERPFKLTEYKKENGKAYCRITFFLCLETHFKGVDDTPDSDSSDSEIVITSSSIAQFNRADTVVFEPQNQSTPKRKPEDKGDAPGNSSTVQPGQIVISEHEDLEPHEANPHRTTCYSKYTDLYAPCIDEEDEELVADNMKSVQHTPM encoded by the exons ATGAGAACATTTAATAAGGACATGGGTGAAGGACCATACGTCTTTTTGTATCCTGACTGCTCAGAGGTGGGCCATGTGCCTGGGACAGAAAGGCCATTCAAATTGACTgaatataaaaaggaaaatgggaAGGCATATTGCAGGATCACTTTTTTCCTTTGCCTAGAAACACACTTTAAAGGAG TGGATGATACCCCAGACTCTGATTCCTCAGATTCTGAAATTGTGATCACATCCAGCAGCATAGCTCAATTCAATCGGGCTGACACTGTG GTGTTTGAACCACAAAACCAAAGTACACCCAAGCGCAAACCTGAAGATAAAGG AGATGCTCCTGGGAATTCAAGCACAGTTCAACCTGGACAG attgtAATATCTGAGCATGAGGATCTGGAGCCACATGAAGCAAATCCACACAGGACTACTTGCTACAg TAAATACACAGACCTGTATGCACCGTGTATTGACGAAGAGGATGAGGAGTTGGTTGCAGACAATATGAAGAGTGTACAACACACACCAATGTAA
- the LOC125018456 gene encoding uncharacterized protein LOC125018456 isoform X1, producing MRTFNKDMGEGPYVFLYPDCSEVGHVPGTERPFKLTEYKKENGKAYCRITFFLCLETHFKGVDDTPDSDSSDSEIVITSSSIAQFNRADTVVFEPQNQSTPKRKPEDKGDAPGNSSTVQPGQIVISEHEDLEPHEANPHRTTCYSKYTDLYAPCIDEEDEELVADNMKSVQHTPIEKMNITLPDIIANLSHPIDHERVSRFNISRTNVWDGAVRGFKRTTYSETCDMLVKFTDDAGVLGSKTYKDFKSEKKNLNQLLLIIIKEQQYNIKSMSKNLQLLN from the exons ATGAGAACATTTAATAAGGACATGGGTGAAGGACCATACGTCTTTTTGTATCCTGACTGCTCAGAGGTGGGCCATGTGCCTGGGACAGAAAGGCCATTCAAATTGACTgaatataaaaaggaaaatgggaAGGCATATTGCAGGATCACTTTTTTCCTTTGCCTAGAAACACACTTTAAAGGAG TGGATGATACCCCAGACTCTGATTCCTCAGATTCTGAAATTGTGATCACATCCAGCAGCATAGCTCAATTCAATCGGGCTGACACTGTG GTGTTTGAACCACAAAACCAAAGTACACCCAAGCGCAAACCTGAAGATAAAGG AGATGCTCCTGGGAATTCAAGCACAGTTCAACCTGGACAG attgtAATATCTGAGCATGAGGATCTGGAGCCACATGAAGCAAATCCACACAGGACTACTTGCTACAg TAAATACACAGACCTGTATGCACCGTGTATTGACGAAGAGGATGAGGAGTTGGTTGCAGACAATATGAAGAGTGTACAACACACACCAAT CGAGAAGATGAACATTACACTACCTGACATTATTGCCAACCTATCGCATCCCATTGATCATGAAAGAGTCAGCAGGTTCAACATCTCAAGAACTAATGTTTGGGATGGAGCAGTCAGAGGTTTCAAGCGTACAACATACTCTGAAACCTGTGACATGCTGGTCAAATTTACTGATGATGCTGGTGTATTAGGGTCAAAGACgtataaggattttaaaagtgaaaaaaaaaatctaaatcagctgctattaataataataaaagaacaacagtacaacatcaaatcaatgtctaaaaacctacagctactgaattga